The following are encoded together in the Acanthochromis polyacanthus isolate Apoly-LR-REF ecotype Palm Island chromosome 14, KAUST_Apoly_ChrSc, whole genome shotgun sequence genome:
- the nxph2a gene encoding neurexophilin-2, whose translation MSALQTFLFFVLLHQVTCRKVHGGATELIEWRDTDNEHKMSPTGPSPRILNPLRLFAKGSPEFKSNMRELTYLQNMEDFWDWLSNQTDVQGAQARTKRRPIVKTGKFKKMFGWGDFHSNIKTVKLNLLITGKIVDHGNGTFSVYFRHNSTGLGNVSVSLVPPSKVVEFEIAQQSTLETKDTKSFNCRIEYEKTDRNKKTALCGFDPSKVCYQEQTQSHVSWLCSKPFKVICIYIAFYSVDYKLVQKVCPDYNYHSDTPYSSTG comes from the coding sequence GTCACATGCAGGAAAGTGCATGGAGGAGCCACGGAGCTCATAGAGTGGAGGGACACTGATAATGAACACAAGATGTCTCCCACGGGGCCCAGTCCACGGATCCTCAACCCCCTGCGTTTGTTTGCCAAGGGCTCCCCCGAGTTCAAGAGCAACATGAGGGAGTTGACATATTTACAGAACATGGAGGACTTTTGGGACTGGTTATCTAACCAGACAGATGTTCAGGGCGCGCAGGCCAGAACTAAACGCAGACCCATCGTCAAGACTGGCAAGTTCAAAAAGATGTTCGGGTGGGGGGACTTCCACTCCAATATCAAAACTGTCAAACTCAACCTGCTGATCACAGGGAAGATCGTGGACCACGGGAACGGCACTTTTAGCGTTTACTTCCGCCACAACTCCACGGGCCTGGGGAACGTGTCGGTCAGCCTGGTGCCGCCCTCCAAAGTGGTGGAGTTTGAGATCGCCCAACAGTCCACACTGGAGACCAAAGACACCAAATCATTCAACTGTCGCATTGAATACGAGAAGACGGACCGCAACAAGAAGACTGCCCTGTGCGGCTTTGACCCATCCAAGGTGTGCTATCAGGAGCAGACGCAGAGCCACGTGTCATGGCTGTGCTCGAAACCCTTCAAAGTCATATGCATCTATATAGCCTTTTACAGTGTAGACTATAAACTGGTGCAGAAGGTATGCCCCGACTACAACTACCACAGTGACACACCTTACTCCTCCACTGGATGA